From Selenomonas ruminantium AC2024, a single genomic window includes:
- a CDS encoding molybdopterin molybdotransferase MoeA, protein MQDLSLEKAVAILKEHCHRVSAVEEVPLLQALGRILAEDYEASFDNPPFDRSPLDGYTFAAESTAGHSADNPAVFKIIGEECAGDFFDKAVPEGSALRIMTGGAIPKGCNCVVRQEDVTAAGDKLTVPFSIAPYTNYCHAGEDIRKGTKLAKKGTKLTAAHIGVLASMGFATVKVLGNVRIAIASTGDELLQPGQPLAPGKIYNSNLYLLASRLQELGFSPEIVGILPDDVEEAAKVIAGYKDRVDVFLTTGGVSVGKKDIMHGVVEKVGQRLFWRVSMKPGGPALAYTMGDTLGIALSGNPFAAYATFELIAVPVLSKISGNEKILPERAQAVLTDEFPKASKGRRFIRAYYENGKVRLPEQHASGSLFSAVGCNAFVDIPAGTGKLAKETEVDIVRLYRVK, encoded by the coding sequence ATGCAGGATTTATCGTTGGAAAAAGCCGTGGCAATACTGAAAGAACATTGCCATAGGGTATCGGCGGTGGAAGAAGTGCCTTTGCTGCAGGCGTTGGGACGGATTCTGGCAGAGGATTATGAGGCATCGTTTGACAATCCGCCGTTTGACCGTTCCCCGTTGGATGGCTATACCTTTGCGGCGGAGAGCACGGCAGGGCATAGCGCGGATAATCCCGCGGTCTTTAAGATTATCGGCGAGGAATGTGCGGGAGATTTCTTTGACAAGGCGGTGCCAGAAGGTTCCGCCCTGCGCATTATGACTGGCGGGGCCATCCCCAAGGGCTGTAACTGTGTGGTGCGGCAGGAGGATGTGACCGCTGCGGGGGATAAACTCACTGTACCGTTCAGCATTGCGCCATATACCAACTACTGCCATGCCGGGGAAGACATCCGCAAGGGCACGAAGCTGGCGAAAAAGGGCACGAAGCTGACGGCGGCCCATATTGGCGTACTGGCAAGTATGGGCTTTGCCACGGTGAAGGTGCTGGGGAATGTGCGTATTGCCATTGCCAGCACCGGTGACGAACTCTTGCAGCCTGGTCAGCCCCTCGCCCCCGGCAAGATTTATAACAGCAATCTGTATCTCTTGGCCAGCCGCCTGCAGGAACTGGGCTTTTCCCCGGAGATTGTGGGCATTTTGCCAGATGATGTGGAAGAAGCGGCCAAGGTTATCGCCGGGTACAAGGACAGAGTGGATGTGTTCCTGACCACTGGCGGCGTTTCCGTGGGCAAAAAGGACATTATGCACGGCGTGGTGGAAAAAGTGGGCCAGCGCTTGTTCTGGCGTGTGTCCATGAAGCCCGGCGGGCCGGCGCTTGCTTATACCATGGGCGATACGTTGGGTATTGCCCTGTCGGGAAATCCCTTTGCGGCTTATGCCACCTTTGAACTCATTGCGGTGCCGGTGCTTTCCAAAATCAGCGGCAATGAAAAGATTTTGCCGGAACGCGCCCAAGCGGTGCTTACGGATGAATTCCCCAAGGCAAGCAAGGGGCGGCGCTTTATCCGTGCTTATTACGAAAACGGCAAGGTGCGTCTGCCGGAACAGCACGCGTCCGGCAGTCTCTTTTCTGCGGTGGGTTGCAATGCCTTTGTGGACATTCCCGCCGGTACGGGGAAACTGGCTAAGGAGACGGAAGTGGATATCGTCCGCTTGTATCGCGTGAAATAA
- the moaA gene encoding GTP 3',8-cyclase MoaA: protein MQDQYERKIEYVRISLTDRCNLRCRYCMPEAGVSKMRHEDILTFAEILRIVRGLSALGVKKVRLTGGEPLVRRNITELIHEIRQVPGIEQVVLTTNGVLLSELGQDLIKAGLTGLNISLDTLNPDTFAEITRRPLFARVQAGLEKVMSLGLTNVKFNCVPIYEVNDAEIPALAALARDYPVKVRFIELMPIGCAYEVGYRGVPMDEVRERLEKAYGPLRPVGKKTDRLQGPAEYYKVAGFAGQVGFIDAMEHKFCSSCNRVRLTAEGFLKLCLNQKNGLDLRQLLRSGISDENLKLALRQAIYRKPAEHLFTDHFNTARDSRAMYQVGG from the coding sequence ATGCAAGACCAATACGAGAGAAAAATTGAATACGTGCGCATTTCGCTGACCGACCGCTGCAATCTGCGCTGCCGTTACTGTATGCCGGAAGCAGGCGTGAGCAAGATGCGGCACGAGGATATTCTGACCTTTGCGGAAATCCTGCGCATTGTGCGGGGACTTTCCGCATTGGGCGTAAAAAAGGTGCGCCTGACCGGCGGGGAGCCTTTGGTGCGGCGTAATATCACGGAACTGATTCATGAAATCCGGCAGGTGCCCGGCATTGAGCAGGTGGTGCTGACCACCAACGGTGTACTGCTGTCGGAACTGGGACAAGACTTGATAAAGGCAGGACTTACCGGGTTGAATATCAGTCTGGATACTTTGAATCCGGACACCTTTGCAGAGATTACCCGCCGTCCCCTCTTTGCGCGGGTTCAGGCTGGCTTGGAAAAGGTAATGTCTTTGGGACTCACGAATGTCAAGTTTAACTGCGTGCCTATCTATGAAGTCAATGATGCGGAAATTCCCGCATTGGCGGCACTGGCGCGGGATTATCCTGTGAAGGTGCGCTTTATTGAGCTCATGCCCATTGGTTGTGCTTACGAAGTCGGTTATCGCGGTGTGCCCATGGATGAGGTGCGGGAGCGGCTGGAAAAAGCCTATGGCCCTTTGCGCCCTGTGGGGAAAAAAACTGACCGTTTGCAGGGGCCTGCGGAATACTATAAGGTCGCAGGCTTTGCCGGGCAGGTGGGCTTTATCGATGCCATGGAGCATAAGTTCTGCAGCAGCTGCAATCGGGTGCGGCTCACCGCCGAGGGCTTTTTGAAGCTCTGTTTGAATCAGAAAAACGGTCTGGACCTGCGGCAGCTTCTTCGAAGCGGCATCAGTGATGAGAACTTGAAGCTGGCTTTGCGGCAGGCCATCTACCGCAAACCGGCAGAACATTTATTTACGGATCATTTCAATACCGCGCGGGACAGCCGCGCCATGTATCAAGTGGGAGGCTAA
- a CDS encoding DUF1385 domain-containing protein, which yields MVGGQAVIEGVMMRGPKLTATAVRDPQGCIQVETKPVNSISDRFPILKKPFLRGTVSLIESLVIGMKSLSYSAKMAGEEDEQLSDKEMAGTIVFALVLASVLFIAIPTGAAKLIHGATEDPVVLNLLEGVLRLVIFLIYIWGISRLKDIRRVFQYHGAEHKTIFCYEAGLPLTVENVQKFPRLHPRCGTNFLLIVMLVSIFVFAFLGWPSLWERILSRILLLPVVAGISYEIIRLAGRSKNSFIQTAIRPGLWLQYLTTRPPEDDMVEVAIESLKAVLPEEEILEGTPDYIHKESSEAVVEESVPTAAAVTE from the coding sequence ATGGTAGGCGGTCAGGCCGTGATTGAAGGGGTTATGATGCGCGGGCCGAAACTTACGGCAACGGCTGTGCGCGACCCGCAAGGGTGTATCCAGGTCGAGACCAAGCCTGTAAATTCCATTAGCGATAGATTTCCCATTTTGAAAAAGCCTTTTCTGCGGGGCACGGTGTCTTTGATTGAGTCACTGGTCATTGGCATGAAATCCCTGTCCTATTCGGCCAAGATGGCCGGGGAAGAGGACGAGCAACTTTCCGACAAGGAAATGGCAGGCACCATTGTCTTTGCGCTGGTGCTGGCAAGTGTGCTCTTTATTGCCATCCCCACGGGAGCGGCCAAGCTCATTCATGGTGCCACGGAGGACCCGGTGGTGCTGAACCTGTTGGAAGGTGTCTTGCGGCTGGTGATTTTCCTCATTTATATTTGGGGCATTTCGCGGCTGAAGGATATTCGCCGGGTGTTCCAGTATCATGGGGCGGAGCACAAGACGATTTTTTGTTATGAAGCGGGGCTGCCGCTGACGGTGGAAAACGTACAGAAATTCCCCCGGCTTCATCCCCGCTGCGGCACCAACTTTTTGCTGATTGTGATGCTGGTGTCCATCTTTGTATTTGCTTTCTTAGGCTGGCCCTCTCTTTGGGAGCGCATTTTAAGCCGCATCCTGCTGCTGCCGGTGGTGGCGGGGATTTCCTATGAGATTATCCGTTTGGCCGGGCGCAGTAAGAACAGCTTCATCCAGACGGCCATCCGTCCGGGGCTTTGGCTTCAGTATCTCACGACCCGTCCCCCTGAGGACGATATGGTGGAAGTGGCCATTGAGTCCTTGAAAGCGGTTTTGCCGGAGGAGGAAATCCTGGAAGGGACGCCGGATTATATTCACAAGGAAAGCAGCGAAGCAGTGGTTGAGGAGAGTGTTCCCACAGCTGCCGCCGTTACAGAATGA
- a CDS encoding MOSC domain-containing protein → MGKIHALCTSEKKGTLKTQVDKVVFETEWGIKGDAHAGKWHRQVSFLGLQEIEDFRKLGVKVEFGAFGENIVAEGFRFKELPVGTRLRAGDVWFEITQIGKECHKGCAIRQQVGDCIMPREGIFGRVLHGGEVKVGDELELVQPGEKMPLEAAVITASDKGSRGERVDESGAKVAEILTANGYTVVEKVILPDEQEQLERKMRELAAKGIALIATTGGTGFSPRDITPEATLVVCERLAPGIPEAMRALSLKITDRAMLSRAQAGICRRSLIVNLPGSKKAVEECLDFILPPLKHGIDILRGEDSECARHEHKHQ, encoded by the coding sequence ATGGGTAAGATTCATGCACTGTGTACCAGCGAAAAAAAAGGAACACTCAAGACGCAGGTGGATAAAGTTGTCTTTGAAACGGAATGGGGCATTAAAGGCGATGCCCATGCGGGAAAATGGCACCGTCAGGTCAGTTTCCTCGGTCTGCAGGAGATAGAGGATTTCCGCAAGTTAGGCGTCAAGGTGGAGTTCGGCGCCTTTGGGGAAAATATCGTGGCTGAAGGTTTCCGCTTCAAGGAACTGCCCGTTGGTACCCGCCTCAGAGCCGGGGACGTCTGGTTTGAAATCACCCAGATTGGCAAAGAATGCCACAAGGGCTGTGCCATCCGCCAGCAGGTAGGAGATTGCATTATGCCCCGTGAGGGAATCTTTGGCCGGGTGCTCCATGGCGGTGAAGTCAAAGTGGGGGACGAGTTGGAACTGGTACAGCCCGGGGAGAAAATGCCCTTGGAAGCGGCTGTCATCACGGCCAGCGACAAGGGCAGCCGCGGTGAACGTGTGGATGAAAGCGGCGCGAAGGTGGCAGAAATTCTAACGGCTAACGGCTATACGGTGGTCGAAAAAGTAATCCTCCCCGACGAGCAGGAGCAGCTGGAACGTAAAATGCGGGAACTAGCGGCCAAAGGTATAGCGCTTATCGCCACCACTGGCGGTACGGGCTTTTCGCCCAGAGATATTACCCCCGAGGCTACGCTCGTTGTGTGCGAGCGTCTGGCTCCCGGTATTCCCGAAGCCATGCGCGCCCTGTCGCTGAAGATAACGGACCGGGCCATGCTCAGCCGAGCGCAGGCCGGCATCTGCCGCCGCAGTTTAATCGTCAACCTCCCCGGCAGCAAAAAAGCCGTGGAAGAATGCCTGGACTTTATCCTGCCACCGCTCAAACACGGCATCGACATACTGCGGGGAGAAGATAGCGAGTGCGCAAGACACGAGCATAAACATCAATAA
- the aroF gene encoding 3-deoxy-7-phosphoheptulonate synthase: protein MVIIMNVDATAEDIKEVIAVIEGAGLQAKVMEGSQQKIVGVIGDKTRLASVPIDALDGVEKSVEISKSYKLASREFHPQNSVIDVAGVKIGDGTPVVMAGPCAVESKEQLFEAAEIVKKAGAQFLRGGAYKPRTSPYAFQGLEVEGLKYLAEARERTGLRVVTEVTTVEAIERVVEYADMLQIGARNMQNFGLLKEVGKCGKPVLLKRGLAATIDEWLNAAEYIMNAGNPNVVLCERGIRTYETYTRNTLDLSAVAAVKHLSHLPIIVDPSHGTGKWRMVKPMAFAAIAAGADGLMMEVHPNPAKALSDGPQSLTPENYNEVMRGVQKISAFMKAEKITSMDI, encoded by the coding sequence ATGGTTATTATTATGAATGTGGATGCTACGGCGGAAGACATCAAGGAAGTCATTGCAGTTATTGAGGGGGCCGGTCTGCAGGCCAAGGTAATGGAAGGCAGCCAGCAGAAGATTGTCGGCGTTATCGGCGATAAGACGCGGCTGGCTTCGGTGCCCATTGACGCTTTGGACGGTGTAGAAAAGAGCGTGGAGATTTCCAAGAGCTACAAGCTGGCCAGCCGTGAATTTCATCCCCAGAACAGTGTCATCGATGTTGCTGGCGTAAAAATCGGTGACGGTACGCCGGTAGTTATGGCAGGACCCTGCGCAGTGGAATCAAAGGAACAGCTCTTTGAAGCAGCAGAAATCGTGAAAAAGGCTGGCGCTCAATTCCTGCGCGGCGGTGCCTATAAGCCGCGTACTTCCCCTTATGCGTTCCAAGGTCTAGAAGTGGAAGGTCTGAAGTATCTGGCCGAAGCTCGCGAGCGTACGGGCCTGCGTGTGGTGACGGAAGTTACCACGGTCGAAGCCATTGAGCGGGTCGTGGAGTATGCGGATATGCTGCAGATTGGCGCGCGCAATATGCAGAACTTTGGCCTGCTCAAGGAAGTGGGCAAGTGCGGCAAGCCGGTACTCTTAAAGCGCGGTCTGGCGGCAACGATTGACGAATGGCTCAATGCTGCCGAATACATTATGAACGCAGGCAATCCCAATGTGGTGCTCTGCGAACGCGGTATTCGCACATACGAAACTTATACGCGCAATACACTCGACCTGAGTGCGGTGGCAGCGGTGAAGCACCTGTCCCACTTGCCGATTATCGTTGACCCCAGCCATGGCACAGGCAAATGGAGAATGGTAAAGCCCATGGCCTTTGCCGCTATCGCCGCCGGTGCTGACGGTTTGATGATGGAAGTCCATCCGAACCCGGCCAAGGCCCTGTCTGACGGCCCGCAGTCTTTGACACCGGAGAACTATAACGAGGTCATGCGCGGCGTACAAAAAATCTCCGCTTTTATGAAAGCGGAGAAGATTACTTCGATGGATATTTAA
- a CDS encoding 3'-5' exonuclease yields the protein MKYVVIDLEMNPVDREFREVKRQMKEEVIEFGAVRLDENFQQEAEFQCYVEPEYGKIKKHITNLTGIKQEMVEGKAHYAEAFQRFVDWIGEEETQIYSWSMSDIKQLKKECRFKLPDFDVKWLDSRWVDLQQVFDDRLGLHNNLALKHALGAMDHQFEGTQHTALADAINTSAILVLMQDDEKFRKTMQPVLDILQPKDDLASSIGDLCPDLLKLKNDLEE from the coding sequence ATGAAGTACGTTGTCATAGATTTGGAAATGAATCCCGTAGACCGGGAGTTCCGTGAAGTCAAGCGGCAGATGAAAGAGGAGGTTATCGAGTTCGGCGCAGTACGGCTGGATGAGAATTTCCAACAGGAAGCCGAGTTCCAGTGTTATGTGGAGCCGGAGTATGGCAAGATAAAGAAGCATATCACGAATCTCACGGGTATCAAGCAGGAAATGGTGGAGGGCAAAGCTCATTATGCCGAGGCGTTTCAGCGGTTTGTGGATTGGATTGGCGAGGAGGAAACGCAGATTTACTCCTGGAGCATGTCCGATATCAAACAGCTCAAAAAGGAATGCCGCTTCAAACTGCCGGATTTTGATGTGAAGTGGCTGGACAGCCGCTGGGTGGACTTGCAGCAGGTGTTTGATGACCGGCTGGGGCTTCATAATAATCTGGCGCTGAAACATGCTTTGGGGGCCATGGATCATCAATTCGAAGGTACTCAGCACACGGCGCTTGCAGATGCCATCAATACCAGTGCGATATTGGTGCTCATGCAGGATGATGAAAAATTCCGCAAGACCATGCAGCCGGTGCTTGATATTTTGCAGCCGAAGGATGATTTGGCTAGTTCCATTGGGGATTTGTGTCCGGACTTATTAAAGTTAAAGAATGATTTGGAAGAATAA
- the rpmE gene encoding 50S ribosomal protein L31, translating to MKQGIHPEYFEAKVTCGCGNTFTTGSTQQELRVDVCSKCHPFFTGRQRDVQAGGRIEKFNKRYAKK from the coding sequence ATGAAACAGGGTATTCATCCGGAATACTTCGAAGCAAAGGTAACCTGCGGTTGCGGTAACACGTTCACCACTGGTTCCACGCAGCAGGAACTGCGCGTCGATGTTTGCTCCAAGTGCCATCCGTTCTTCACGGGTCGTCAGCGTGACGTACAGGCAGGCGGTCGTATCGAAAAGTTCAACAAGCGTTACGCCAAGAAGTAA
- the prfA gene encoding peptide chain release factor 1, which yields MLEKLQAVEDKFLELESLISDPDVIADMSRWQKYSKEHASLTPIVEKFREYKDVVKGIEDAKAMFAESLDDEMRKFVEEELAELKGQKEALDAELPILLLPKDPNDDKNVIVEIRGGVGGEEAALFAGDLFRMYGRYVEKQGWKMEIIDASPTELGGYKEISFMVTGFGAYSKLKYESGTHRVQRVPATESGGRIHTSAVTVAVLPEAEDVDVAIDPKDLHIDLYCASGAGGQHVNRTESAIRITHIPTGIVVQCQDERSQLKNKDKAMKVLRARLLDKAQQEQMDNISADRKNQVGSGDRSERIRTYNFPQGRVTDHRIGLTLHRIDAVLAGDLDEILNALITADQAERLKQVK from the coding sequence GTGCTGGAAAAACTCCAAGCCGTTGAAGATAAATTTTTGGAACTGGAATCGCTAATCAGCGACCCGGATGTGATTGCAGATATGAGCCGCTGGCAGAAGTACAGCAAGGAACATGCCAGCCTGACCCCCATCGTGGAAAAATTCCGGGAGTACAAGGATGTGGTCAAGGGCATCGAAGATGCCAAGGCCATGTTTGCTGAATCGCTGGATGATGAGATGCGCAAGTTTGTGGAAGAGGAACTTGCAGAATTGAAGGGGCAGAAGGAAGCGCTCGACGCAGAACTGCCCATCTTGCTGTTGCCCAAAGACCCCAATGACGACAAGAACGTCATCGTGGAAATCCGCGGCGGTGTCGGCGGTGAGGAAGCGGCGCTCTTTGCCGGTGACCTGTTCCGCATGTATGGCCGTTATGTGGAAAAGCAGGGCTGGAAGATGGAAATCATCGATGCCAGCCCCACGGAGCTCGGTGGCTATAAGGAAATTTCCTTCATGGTCACGGGTTTCGGTGCTTACAGCAAGCTCAAATACGAAAGCGGCACCCATCGTGTACAGCGTGTGCCAGCGACTGAATCCGGCGGGCGCATTCATACCTCGGCAGTCACCGTCGCGGTACTGCCGGAAGCAGAAGATGTGGATGTGGCTATTGACCCCAAGGATTTGCATATCGACCTTTACTGCGCGTCCGGTGCGGGCGGCCAGCACGTCAACCGCACGGAAAGTGCCATCCGCATTACCCATATTCCCACGGGAATTGTGGTGCAGTGTCAGGATGAGCGCTCTCAGCTCAAGAACAAGGACAAGGCCATGAAGGTGCTGCGGGCAAGACTTCTCGACAAGGCCCAGCAGGAGCAGATGGATAACATTTCTGCTGACCGCAAGAATCAGGTGGGCAGCGGCGATAGAAGTGAGCGCATCCGCACCTATAACTTCCCGCAGGGGCGGGTGACCGACCATCGCATCGGCCTGACTTTGCACCGTATCGATGCTGTGCTTGCCGGTGACCTTGACGAAATCTTAAATGCCCTGATTACCGCTGACCAGGCGGAACGGCTGAAACAGGTGAAGTAA
- the pheA gene encoding prephenate dehydratase, translating into MAMSLGVLGPAGTHSEAAAVYLKRQTGEDYKLVLFADIFDCLQAVENGEVDSALVPVENSLEGAINITLDTLARSEGLTVWRELIWPVHNQLLARRRGEIKRIYSHAQPISQCRDFLLQHYPQAELIKVASTARAAEIVAEAPADSGSAAIATARAGELLGLVPIATEIQDSAANCTRFFQVGRQALSFLPKEKLLVICQIDGQKAGALFEVLKEFAQRGINMTRIESRPARTELGAYIFFFDLEYSDSPQLEEALSAVEKKSIWLRNLGTFPVLTVN; encoded by the coding sequence ATGGCGATGAGTTTGGGCGTGCTGGGGCCGGCGGGAACCCATAGTGAGGCGGCGGCGGTGTATTTGAAGCGTCAGACGGGTGAGGATTATAAATTGGTGCTGTTTGCCGATATTTTTGACTGCCTGCAGGCTGTGGAAAATGGCGAGGTGGATTCGGCGCTGGTGCCGGTGGAAAATTCTTTGGAGGGTGCCATCAATATCACGCTGGATACGTTGGCTCGCAGTGAGGGGCTGACGGTTTGGCGGGAACTTATCTGGCCCGTCCATAACCAGCTGTTAGCGCGGCGTCGGGGTGAGATTAAGCGGATTTATTCTCACGCCCAGCCCATTTCCCAGTGCCGGGACTTTCTGCTGCAGCATTACCCGCAGGCCGAACTTATCAAAGTGGCCAGCACTGCGCGGGCGGCGGAGATTGTGGCCGAAGCTCCCGCCGATTCCGGCAGTGCCGCCATTGCCACGGCCAGAGCAGGAGAACTTTTGGGGCTTGTGCCCATTGCCACGGAGATTCAGGATAGTGCCGCCAACTGCACCCGCTTTTTCCAGGTGGGGCGGCAGGCTTTGAGCTTTTTGCCCAAGGAAAAATTATTGGTCATCTGTCAGATTGACGGTCAGAAGGCCGGTGCACTCTTTGAGGTCTTGAAGGAATTTGCCCAGCGGGGCATCAATATGACCCGTATCGAGTCGCGCCCTGCCAGAACGGAACTTGGCGCGTATATATTCTTTTTCGATTTGGAGTACAGCGATTCTCCGCAGCTTGAAGAGGCGCTCTCTGCGGTGGAGAAGAAAAGTATTTGGCTGCGGAATTTGGGGACTTTCCCCGTGCTTACGGTTAATTAA
- the clpX gene encoding ATP-dependent Clp protease ATP-binding subunit ClpX — protein MANQTMQHQCSFCKRIINVRDQYDLPIYDPNTGFAICRNCIKEVNHFLEEHDAAQVQDEKQVFAGELDDILNKNKPHIIKQYLDEYIINQDRAKKILSVAVYNHYKRMKYGYQNDDGTEIEKSNVIMLGPSGCGKTALLSHLSKLLDIPFAVTDASSLTEAGFVGADVEVAVRNLYYAADKDVEKAEHGIIYLDEFDKIARKSGANNSITADPGHEGVQQALLKMLEGSVVEFTSRGQRKHPEAPTIKVDTKNILFIVGGAFVGIDDVIAKRLSKTSSIGFGAEIQGKDDKPKFDELIHKVRPEDLMQYGIIPEIIGRLPVICTLETLDEDALLRILTEPKNAPVKQYEKLLAMDNVDLEFQEDALRAVARKAIERKTGARSLKGIIEDIMLDVMFDIPKSNEPRKVIITKACIEEGAAPEVVKK, from the coding sequence ATGGCTAATCAAACTATGCAGCATCAGTGCAGCTTCTGCAAACGGATTATCAACGTCCGCGACCAGTATGACCTGCCGATTTATGACCCCAACACCGGCTTTGCCATCTGCCGCAACTGCATCAAGGAAGTCAACCATTTTTTGGAAGAACATGATGCCGCTCAGGTACAGGATGAAAAGCAGGTATTCGCCGGCGAACTGGACGATATCCTCAATAAGAACAAGCCCCATATCATCAAACAGTACCTCGATGAATACATCATCAATCAGGACCGCGCCAAGAAGATTCTCTCCGTGGCCGTTTACAACCATTACAAACGCATGAAGTACGGTTATCAAAATGATGACGGCACAGAAATCGAAAAGTCCAACGTCATCATGCTCGGGCCCTCCGGCTGCGGCAAGACGGCGCTTCTTTCTCACCTGTCCAAGCTGCTGGACATTCCCTTTGCCGTAACGGACGCTTCCAGCCTCACCGAAGCCGGCTTCGTTGGCGCTGACGTAGAAGTCGCCGTGCGCAATCTCTACTACGCCGCCGACAAGGACGTAGAAAAAGCCGAACACGGCATCATCTACCTCGACGAATTCGACAAGATTGCCCGCAAGTCCGGCGCCAACAACTCCATCACCGCTGACCCCGGCCATGAAGGCGTACAGCAGGCCCTCTTAAAGATGCTCGAAGGCAGCGTGGTGGAATTCACCTCCCGCGGCCAGCGCAAGCATCCCGAAGCTCCCACCATCAAAGTGGATACGAAAAACATCCTCTTTATCGTTGGCGGTGCCTTCGTCGGCATTGACGATGTGATTGCCAAGCGCCTCTCCAAGACCAGCTCCATCGGCTTTGGCGCAGAGATTCAGGGCAAGGATGACAAGCCCAAATTCGATGAGCTCATCCACAAGGTTCGCCCCGAGGACCTCATGCAGTACGGCATCATCCCCGAAATCATCGGCCGCCTGCCCGTAATCTGCACCCTCGAAACCCTCGACGAAGATGCGCTCTTGCGCATCCTCACCGAACCCAAGAACGCCCCGGTCAAGCAGTACGAAAAACTCCTGGCCATGGATAACGTGGACTTGGAGTTCCAGGAAGATGCCCTGCGTGCCGTAGCCCGCAAAGCCATCGAGCGCAAGACCGGCGCCCGTTCGCTCAAAGGCATTATCGAAGACATCATGCTCGATGTCATGTTCGATATCCCCAAATCCAACGAACCACGCAAAGTCATCATCACCAAAGCCTGCATCGAAGAAGGTGCCGCACCAGAAGTGGTGAAGAAATAA
- the mobB gene encoding molybdopterin-guanine dinucleotide biosynthesis protein B, with protein MDFADIGVMIIAGGKSSRMGKDKRFLTVDNCSLLELTLQKTAQLSFAEAYLCGECHQAEGLFELAKWYGLTLVADKRQGAGPLEGLRAGLAHLQAEYALALSCDMPLFRYEVIRPLLAEARGEMAIIPVVNGRRQPLAGLYHRDLLPTVEAALQGGDYKIGQVIDSVPHKLVELGDDDAFFNVNRPSDFRLVQGRLVNDKRQVPLVTVSAPKSNTGKTTFIERLIPKLKARGLRVGVVKGDCHGYDVDEEGKDSYRFKQAGADGVAVVSPEGYFIQQKTEQRASLMEIAGRLTDVDLVIIESRNHGTIPKISLWRGLGEVIADEDTVAIFSSGEHEATSLRQYDIDDAEGAAQLVCFLCGL; from the coding sequence ATGGATTTTGCAGATATTGGCGTAATGATTATTGCCGGGGGCAAAAGTTCCCGCATGGGGAAGGATAAGCGATTTCTCACGGTGGATAACTGCTCTTTGTTGGAATTGACTTTGCAAAAAACGGCGCAGCTGTCTTTTGCGGAAGCGTATCTGTGCGGAGAATGTCATCAGGCAGAAGGACTATTCGAGCTGGCAAAGTGGTATGGACTTACGCTGGTGGCTGATAAACGGCAGGGGGCAGGGCCGTTGGAAGGCCTGCGTGCGGGGCTGGCGCATTTGCAAGCGGAGTATGCACTGGCCTTGTCCTGCGATATGCCGCTGTTTCGCTATGAGGTTATCAGGCCGCTGCTCGCAGAAGCCCGAGGAGAAATGGCCATTATCCCGGTGGTGAACGGCAGACGGCAGCCTTTGGCGGGACTTTATCATCGGGATTTGCTACCCACAGTGGAGGCGGCATTGCAGGGTGGCGATTATAAAATCGGTCAGGTCATTGATAGCGTGCCGCATAAGCTGGTGGAATTAGGGGACGATGATGCGTTTTTCAATGTGAACAGGCCGTCAGATTTTCGGCTGGTGCAGGGGCGGCTGGTCAATGACAAGCGGCAGGTTCCCTTGGTGACGGTTTCAGCGCCTAAGTCCAATACCGGCAAGACCACTTTTATCGAGCGCCTTATCCCTAAGCTCAAGGCACGTGGCCTGCGGGTGGGCGTGGTGAAGGGGGACTGCCACGGCTATGATGTGGACGAGGAAGGCAAGGACAGTTACCGCTTCAAGCAGGCAGGAGCTGATGGTGTGGCGGTGGTTTCGCCGGAAGGTTATTTTATCCAGCAAAAAACGGAGCAGCGGGCCAGTCTTATGGAGATTGCCGGGCGGCTGACGGATGTGGATTTGGTCATTATCGAGAGCCGCAATCATGGAACCATCCCCAAGATTTCCCTATGGCGAGGGCTTGGCGAGGTCATTGCGGATGAAGATACTGTGGCCATTTTCAGCAGCGGCGAGCATGAGGCGACTTCTCTGCGCCAGTATGATATTGATGATGCCGAGGGCGCAGCGCAGTTGGTATGTTTTTTGTGCGGCCTGTAA